AATTTCCTTAATGTGCTTTGACTCATACCTGCCAATTATAAAGTACAATTTAACACTTCATGAGTTATAATGAATTGCAAAAGATAACAAATATAAAGTAAATTTAGTGACATTTACTTGCTTTTGtcaatataataaaagtaataggatgtaaaaaatattaaaagaaccCACTATATTGAGCATTTTATAGATAATGAAAAGGCAAGTAGTTTTGAGCCAAGTGTTAATAAGATCACAAAGCAAGATTTACTATACAAAATTATTAACTCGTTAAGACAACTAAATCTTTACAACTAATTAAATCAAAAGCACAAATTAAGGAAGTTGAAGCTACCCATCATTCACATGGAAACCACTAAGATTGCTTGCTTCAGTCAAGGAATCCCTCCACCTTTGCACCTTTTTCGCATCTACATTTCTTTCATGAATGGAAAATGCCTCTCCGAAGCTCCCTGTTTGCTTTCGCACATCACAAGGATCCACGTGGTAGAACACCGGAAAGACTATTTGTTCCATTTCTTCCCTGCACTCCATGATCTTTTCTAACTCATCCAAACACCACTTGGAATGAGCATAGTTTTTTGAGAACATAACTATGGAAATTCTTGATTCTTCAATAGTTTTCAAAAGTTCTGATTTGATCTCCTCTGCTCTTTCAAGTTGATCGTCTCTGAAAGTCTTAATCCTCATCCCATGCAAATTTACGAATAAATGATCCGAAAAATTGTTGCGGGTGTCTTCacctctaaaactcaagaacaCTTCGAACTGATATTTACGGACTGaggtagaagaagaagagggttttTGGGTAGAGGAAGCCATCGTTGGACAGTTTCTGGATGAAAGCTTAGAGAGAGTTGAGGAAGAACTTGTGCTTAGTCAATACTTGATATGCCCACAGCATCTTTGGGTCCTCATATGAAgccaaactatttttttattttattttattttatttttttggtgggGGTGGTTAGATTGTAAAAAGCAAAGGTCGATTTTCCCAAACATGCAAGCAGGTGATTTGTCAGTTAAATGTGAAGGAGTAACGAGTGGGGAGGTCGGTGGCTTTTAAGAAGGGCCCACCCACCACAAAACCCGTAAAAgccttaaattaaaatttcagtttTCGGTATTATGGCCATCGGCGCTTTCCTTTTACCAGTCAAAACCTTTCATTACAATTGCCATAGATTGTAAAGTCTTTCAATTCTATTGCCACGGTGCAATTTAATATATAGTTTATTCCTCCCTcctaaattttaacttaaattcaattaattttaattatttttttacattctatttaatatattattaaaaatataaaaatatcataataatcttACAAGAgtctttctttattaaaaaaaataaacttggaTATAAAAttgttaacatttttaaacataaaatatatgcatatatcattattttttctattttaaataaagatcaTCATTTTAAATACATACTtgattactaaaaataataaaaatttgaataaattaattaattttaattatcttattattaaatttcatttaacatattatgaaaatgtaaaaaccataataataatgatttattgaaaataatcttttatgttttttgtatattaattatttataaatttatatatatcaaatttaaaaagtaaattaaaaaataatcatacatatatcattagttattttataccctaaaatacattcaaactagatagaacattattttttaataattgtggTAAGATACTTTATAAACTTATTTATGTTACTCAACGTACCcctcttctttatttttaagtttttatttttcactttacaAACCATCTATGTTGCTAAATGTATCcctctttttgttttacaatttttatattctttcaaCTTTTCAAACTCAAtaatcctttttaaaaaaaaattaatttttaaaactttttcttttataaaaagtttctaaaaccataaattttttagataaattttattattatatttttcattaaaaatgaataataacattgaattttttttataaggatgaatcataatatttcaaaatttcacatAAAATCTCAATTACTTGAAAACGAATGTTAAATTATAAGGaataagtataaataaagagataataattatttcaataaataatgataaattttgccataataaaaaatataaattatgcatttttttttgttaaaagccg
The sequence above is drawn from the Vitis riparia cultivar Riparia Gloire de Montpellier isolate 1030 chromosome 15, EGFV_Vit.rip_1.0, whole genome shotgun sequence genome and encodes:
- the LOC117932525 gene encoding disease resistance protein RPV1-like, with translation MASSTQKPSSSSTSVRKYQFEVFLSFRGEDTRNNFSDHLFVNLHGMRIKTFRDDQLERAEEIKSELLKTIEESRISIVMFSKNYAHSKWCLDELEKIMECREEMEQIVFPVFYHVDPCDVRKQTGSFGEAFSIHERNVDAKKVQRWRDSLTEASNLSGFHVNDG